The window CGGGGCGCGAACCGCTATCCTACCGCATCGCCATGCTCGGCGGCGATCCGCGCATGGTGGAATGCCTCCAGCGTGCGGCGCGCATCGCTCAATGGGGCGGCGGAGGGGACCGCAGCGGACAAGGGCTCGCCTGCCACCGCATGGGCGATACCGAAAGCGGTGGGCGTATTGCCTGTATTGCCACCGCGAGGCCGGATAGCGGGGGCGAGGATGGCGGAGCGAGCGGCGGCGTGCGCGTGACCAGCCTCCACGCAGCGGTCGATATCGGGCGCATCGTCAATCTCGATATTGCGCGCCAGCAGATCGAAGGCGGCCTGATTTACGGGCTGGGGCTGGCGGTCGGGAGCGCAACCGGGTACCGGCAGGGCTTGCCCACGGCGCGATCACTGGCCGATCTCGACCTGCCGACTTTGGCCAGTTCGCCCGATATCACGGTGGAGTTTGTCGCATCCGACGAGGCTCCGTTCGATCCCGGTGAACTAGGCGCGGTCATCGCCGCGCCTGCCATCGCCAACGCCCTGTTTTCCGCCACTGGCCTGCGCCTGCGCCGCCTGCCGCTACTTTCAGAAGGCCTATGACCCACCAACCGCAACAGCTCCCCGCCGATCATCCGCCCGTGAACAGCGGGAACATCGCCGTCCTGCTCGTCAATCTGGGTACGCCCGATGCGCCCGATACGAAATCGGTGAAACGCTATCTGGCGGAGTTTCTGTCCGACCGGCGGGTGGTGGAAATCCCGCCGATCGCCTGGCAACCGATCCTGCGCGGTATCATCCTCAACACCCGCCCGAAGAAGAGCGCGCATGCCTATAGCCAGGTCTGGACCGAGGACGGTTCACCGTTGGCCGCGATTACCCGCGCGCAGGCGGAAAAGCTGCAACCGATGCTGGGCGCCCCAGAAACAGGGGGCGTAAAGGTGGACTGGGCCATGCGGTACGGCAATCCGTCGATCCAGAGCCGGATCGAGGCGCTAATGGCCGATGGGTGCGAGCGTATCTTGCTCGCTCCGCTCTACCCGCAATATTCGGGCGCGACGACCGCGACGGTGGTGGACAAGGCCGCTGAAACGCTGGGCAAGATGCGCTGGCAGGCCAGCCTGCGCACCCTGCCGCCCTATCACGACGACCCCGCCTATATCGGTGCGCTGGCAAGCGATTTGGGCGCGCAGCTGGACGCGCTGGATTTTACCCCCGAAGTGCTGTTGCTGAGCTTCCACGGTATGCCGCAGCGCACGCTGGAACTGGGCGATCCCTATCACTGCCATTGCCGTAAGACGGCGCGCCTGCTGGAAGACAGGCTAGCGCGGCCGGACCTGCGCATCCTCATCACGTTCCAGTCGCGCTTCGGCCCGGCGAAATGGCTTGAGCCTGCGACCGACACAACCATCGGGCTGGAAGCGGATGCGGGGACCAAGCGCATGGCGGTCGCAACGCCGGGATTCTCCGCCGATTGCCTCGAAACGCTGGAGGAAATCG of the Alteripontixanthobacter maritimus genome contains:
- the hemH gene encoding ferrochelatase: MTHQPQQLPADHPPVNSGNIAVLLVNLGTPDAPDTKSVKRYLAEFLSDRRVVEIPPIAWQPILRGIILNTRPKKSAHAYSQVWTEDGSPLAAITRAQAEKLQPMLGAPETGGVKVDWAMRYGNPSIQSRIEALMADGCERILLAPLYPQYSGATTATVVDKAAETLGKMRWQASLRTLPPYHDDPAYIGALASDLGAQLDALDFTPEVLLLSFHGMPQRTLELGDPYHCHCRKTARLLEDRLARPDLRILITFQSRFGPAKWLEPATDTTIGLEADAGTKRMAVATPGFSADCLETLEEIAIQGREQFLDAGGEHFATLACLNDRPEGMAMLETIVRRELSGWI